A window of the Tripterygium wilfordii isolate XIE 37 chromosome 12, ASM1340144v1, whole genome shotgun sequence genome harbors these coding sequences:
- the LOC120010134 gene encoding U-box domain-containing protein 30-like, with the protein MPMYQPDLDVGGGAQVLDLETAVKDGILGGGGGGAICGGGVQKLDLKKMIEELEPIDVPSLFICPISLEPMLDPVTLCTGQTYERSNILKWFSLGHYTCPTTMQELWDDSLTPNKTLQQLMYSWFSQKYLAMKKRSEDVQGRAMELLESLKKVKGQTRVQALKELRQVVTAHTTARKAVMGNGGVALICSLLGNFTMHSVGSEAIGILVNWDLDSESRLNLMQPQKISLMVDMLNEGSIETKINCTRLIGMLIKSEHSEIQNVSSLSLLVGLMKLVRNKKHQNGVSAGLDLLKTICSHEPSVGSLIVSIGVVPQLVELLPNLNNECLELALYILEVLSTLPEGRLALKDCPKTITNMMKLLMGVTESCTQSALSILLGVCKLAPEECASLVVEAGLAANLLLVIQSGCSPVLKQQSVELLKLCTLNYAGTIFISKCELARTIQ; encoded by the coding sequence ATGCCGATGTATCAGCCAGATCTCGATGTGGGTGGTGGTGCGCAGGTGCTAGATCTGGAAACTGCAGTCAAGGATGGCATTTTGGGCGGCGGCGGTGGCGGCGCAATTTGTGGTGGGGGTGTTCAGAAACTGGatctgaagaagatgattgaAGAGCTTGAACCCATTGATGTGCCTTCCTTGTTTATTTGCCCAATCTCATTGGAGCCCATGCTGGACCCAGTCACCCTTTGTACTGGCCAGACGTATGAGAGATCCAACATCCTCAAATGGTTCTCTTTAGGTCACTACACTTGCCCCACAACAATGCAGGAGCTCTGGGATGATTCATTAACGCCAAACAAGACTCTCCAGCAGCTGATGTATAGCTGGTTCTCGCAGAAGTATCTAGCAATGAAGAAGAGGTCGGAGGATGTGCAAGGCAGGGCCATGGAGCTTTTGGAGTCCTTGAAGAAAGTCAAGGGCCAAACCAGAGTTCAAGCTCTTAAAGAGCTTAGACAGGTCGTCACTGCACATACTACAGCGAGGAAGGCTGTTATGGGTAATGGTGGTGTTGCtttaatttgttctttgttgGGTAATTTCACTATGCATTCTGTTGGGTCAGAGGCAATTGGGATTCTTGTGAATTGGGATCTTGATTCTGAATCAAGGTTGAATTTGATGCAACCCCAGAAGATTTCCTTGATGGTTGATATGTTGAATGAGGGATCAATTGAGACAAAAATCAATTGCACTAGATTGATTGGGATGTTAATAAAAAGTGAGCATTCTGAGATACAGAATGTGTCAAGCTTGAGTCTTTTGGTTGGATTAATGAAGTTAGTCAGGAATAAGAAACACCAGAATGGGGTTTCAGCTGGACTAGATTTGTTGAAGACAATTTGTTCACATGAGCCATCAGTTGGGAGCTTGATTGTAAGCATAGGCGTGGTTCCTCAATTGGTGGAGCTATTACCTAATTTGAATAATGAGTGTTTGGAGTTAGCCCTCTATATTCTAGAGGTCCTTTCAACCCTTCCAGAGGGTAGACTGGCATTGAAAGATTGTCCTAAAACAATAACTAATATGATGAAGTTGTTGATGGGAGTCACAGAGAGCTGTACTCAGTCTGCCTTGTCGATATTGTTGGGCGTTTGCAAGCTTGCCCCAGAAGAATGTGCTTCATTAGTGGTTGAGGCTGGTCTGGCTGCTAATCTACTTCTTGTAATACAAAGTGGTTGCAGTCCTGTATTGAAGCAGCAGTCGGTGGAGCTCTTAAAGTTGTGTACCTTAAACTATGCTGGTACTATCTTCATTTCGAAATGTGAGCTTGCGAGAACGATACAATGA